One Acanthopagrus latus isolate v.2019 chromosome 12, fAcaLat1.1, whole genome shotgun sequence genomic region harbors:
- the nedd4l gene encoding E3 ubiquitin-protein ligase NEDD4-like isoform X5, which produces MAATYEPIYGLSEDEHETRVLRVKVIAGIDLAKKDIIGASDPYVKLSLYVADENRELALVQTKTIKKTLNPKWNEEFYFRVCPQNHRLLFEVFDENRLTRDDFLGQVDVPLSHLPTEDPAMERPYTFKDFLLRPRSHKSRVKGYLRLKMAYLPKQGGPEEEAGEMREEAEGWDESADSGSQRPQQLLPPLPPGWEEKVDNLGRTYYVNHNNRSTQWKRPSNMDVISETESDNQQRQIHQEAHRVFRSRRHISEDLENEHLEPRDLDNSWELITEEDPNDSQSLPGPSSVLTPQHPPQTPVTQEFSEDLNLRLSLTPDTNGEVPGPSSALGQLSNRLRSSSMTDGVSDQAQAPPLMQSSQRRRTRAQTVSGGEESMSPTATAYALTTPGLPPGWEERKDGKGRTYYVNHNNRTTTWTRPIVQLTEDGASTSAAAAAASGGASAQAPASTPSSSSTASNNHLHEPQVRRPRSLSSPTVTLSTPLEGANNIQVRRAVKDTFSNPQSPQPSPYSSPKSQHKTQQSFLPPGWEMRIAPNGRPFFIDHNSRATTWEDPRLKYPVHMRNKNSMEPGDLGPLPPGWEERIHSDGRTFYIDHNTKNTQWEDPRLQSPAITGPAVPYSREFKQKYDYFRKKLKKPADIPNRFEMKLHRNNIFEESYRRIMSLKRPDVLKARLWIEFESEKGLDYGGVAREWFFLLSKEMFNPYYGLFEYSATDNYTLQINPNSGLCNEDHLSYFKFIGRVAGMAVFHGKLLDGFFIRPFYKMMLGKQISLKDMESVDSEYYNSLKWILENDPTELDLRFCIDEDNFGQTYQVDLKPSGSDMVVTNENKKEYIDLVIQWRFVNRVQKQMNAFLEGFTELILIDLIKIFDENELELLMCGLGDVDVNDWRQHTVYKNGYCPNHPVIQWFWKVVLLMDAEKRIRLLQFVTGTSRVPMNGFAELYGSNGPQLFTIEQWGTPDKLPRAHTCFNRLDLPTYDSFEDLREKLLMAVENAQGFEGVD; this is translated from the exons ACCAGAGATGATTTCCTGGGACAAGTTGATGTTCCTCTCAGCCATTTGCCG ACAGAGGACCCGGCCATGGAGCGGCCCTACACATTTAAAGACTTCCTCCTGCGGCCCAGAAG TCACAAGTCCAGGGTGAAGGGTTATCTGCGCCTGAAGATGGCCTATCTGCCCAAACAAGgaggaccagaggaggaggctggagagatgagggaggaggcCGAG GGATGGGATGAGTCTGCAGACTCGGGCTCCCAGCgacctcagcagctgctgcccCCACTGCCCCCAGGCTGGGAAGAGAAGGTGGACAACCTGGGGCGCACGTACTATGTCAACCACAACAACCGCTCTACACAGTGGAAAAGGCCCTCAAACAT GGATGTAATTTCAGAGACTGAGAGTGACAATCAACAGCGGCAGATCCATCAGGAGGCACATCGTGTCTTCCGTTCGAGACGCCACATCAGTGAAGACCTAGAGAACGAACACCTGGAGCCCAGAGACCTGGACAAT TCCTGGGAGCTCATCACAGAAGAGGATCCTAACGACAGTCAGTCTCTGCCCGGCCCCTCCTCCGTCTTGACACCACAACACCCGCCGCAGACACCCGTCACCCAGGAGTTTTCTGAAGACTTAAATCTGAGGCTGTCACTCACTCCTGATACCAACGGCGAAGTGCCAGGGCCTAGCTCTGCTCTG ggcCAGCTGTCAAACAGACTCCGATCCTCAAGTATGACGGATGGTGTCAGTGATCAGGCCCAGGCTCCTCCTCTAATG CAGAGttctcagagaagaagaacaagagcTCAAACAGTCTCAGGTGGTGAAGAGTCTATG TCTCCCACGGCGACTGCGTACGCCTTGACCACCCCTGGCCTGCCCCCTGGatgggaagagaggaaggacgGCAAGGGAAGAACTTATTACGTCAACCATAACAACCGCACCACTACCTGGACTAGGCCGATTGTGCAG ctgactgaagaCGGAGCCagcacctcagcagcagcagcagcagcatcaggaggAGCCTCGGCCCAGGCACCCGcatccaccccctcctcctcttccactgcCTCCAACAACCACCTCCATGAGCCCCAAGTCCGACGACCTCGTAGCCTCAGCTCCCCTACTGTCACCCTTTCCACCCCCTTGGAG ggagCCAACAACATCCAGGTGCGAAGGGCGGTGAAGGACACGTTCTCCAACCCGCAGTCGCCCCAGCCGTCGCCCTACAGCTCCCCCAAGTCGCAACACAAGACACAGCAGAGCTTCCTGCCCCCGGGCTGGGAGATGAGGATAGCCCCCAATGGACGGCCTTTCTTCATCGACCACAACAGCAGAGCTACCACCTGG GAGGATCCCAGGTTGAAATATCCAGTCCATATGAGGAATAAGAACTCAATGGAGCCTGGCGACCTTGGCCCTCTTCCT CCTGGATGGGAAGAAAGAATTCATTCAGACGGACGCACATTCTACATTGACCACA ATACAAAGAACACGCAGTGGGAGGACCCTCGTCTGCAGAGTCCGGCTATCACAGGACCC GCGGTTCCCTACTCGAGAGAGTTCAAGCAGAAATACGACTACTTCaggaagaaattaaagaaaCCG GCTGACATCCCCAACCGATTTGAGATGAAGTTACACAGGAACAACATCTTTGAAGAGTCGTACCGTCGGATCATGTCCCTAAAGAGGCCTGACGTCCTGAAGGCGCGGCTGTGGATCGAGTTCGAGTCAGAGAAAGGACTGGACTATGGTGGCGTGGCCAGGGAGTGGTTCTTCCTCTTATCTAAGGAGATGTTCAACCCTTACTACGGCCTGTTTGAATACTCTGCCAC GGACAACTACACACTCCAAATCAACCCAAACTCCGGCCTGTGCAATGAGGATCACCTCTCCTATTTCAAGTTCATCGGACGTGTGGCAGGAATGGCTGTGTTTCATGGAAAACTGCTGGATG GTTTTTTCATCAGACCCTTTTACAAGATGATGTTGGGGAAACAGATCTCTCTTAAAGACATGGAGTCTGTG GACAGTGAATACTACAACTCTCTGAAGTGGATCCTGGAGAATGACCCCACTGAGCTGGACCTGAGGTTTTGTATTGACGAGGACAACTTTGGGCAG ACGTACCAGGTGGACCTGAAGCCCAGCGGCTCAGACATGGTGGTCACCAATGAGAACAAAAAGGAATACATAGA CCTGGTCATCCAGTGGAGGTTTGTCAATCGGGTCCAGAAGCAGATGAACGCCTTCTTAGAG GGCTTCACTGAGCTCATTCTCATAGATCTGATCAAGATCTTTGATGAAAACGAACTGGAG CTGCTCATGTGTGGTCTGGGTGACGTCGACGTCAACGACTGGAGacaacacactgtttacaaGAACGGCTACTGCCCCAACCATCCTGTTATACAGTGGTTCTGGAAG GTCGTCCTGTTGATGGATGCTGAAAAAAGGATCCGACTCCTCCAGTTCGTCACAGGAACGTCACGAGTGCCCATGAACGGCTTTGCCGAGCTTTATG GTTCAAATGGACCTCAGCTGTTCACCATCGAGCAGTGGGGAACACCAGATAAGTTGCCAAGAGCTCACACATG TTTCAACCGCTTGGACCTGCCCACTTACGACTCCTTCGAGGACCTGAGAGAGAAACTCCTCATGGCTGTGGAGAACGCACAGGGCTTCGAGGGGGTCGACTAA
- the nedd4l gene encoding E3 ubiquitin-protein ligase NEDD4-like isoform X1, translating to MAATYEPIYGLSEDEHETRVLRVKVIAGIDLAKKDIIGASDPYVKLSLYVADENRELALVQTKTIKKVGKKTLNPKWNEEFYFRVCPQNHRLLFEVFDENRLASSKNGLFHLTQTRDDFLGQVDVPLSHLPTEDPAMERPYTFKDFLLRPRSHKSRVKGYLRLKMAYLPKQGGPEEEAGEMREEAEGWDESADSGSQRPQQLLPPLPPGWEEKVDNLGRTYYVNHNNRSTQWKRPSNMDVISETESDNQQRQIHQEAHRVFRSRRHISEDLENEHLEPRDLDNSWELITEEDPNDSQSLPGPSSVLTPQHPPQTPVTQEFSEDLNLRLSLTPDTNGEVPGPSSALGQLSNRLRSSSMTDGVSDQAQAPPLMQSSQRRRTRAQTVSGGEESMSPTATAYALTTPGLPPGWEERKDGKGRTYYVNHNNRTTTWTRPIVQLTEDGASTSAAAAAASGGASAQAPASTPSSSSTASNNHLHEPQVRRPRSLSSPTVTLSTPLEGANNIQVRRAVKDTFSNPQSPQPSPYSSPKSQHKTQQSFLPPGWEMRIAPNGRPFFIDHNSRATTWEDPRLKYPVHMRNKNSMEPGDLGPLPPGWEERIHSDGRTFYIDHNTKNTQWEDPRLQSPAITGPAVPYSREFKQKYDYFRKKLKKPADIPNRFEMKLHRNNIFEESYRRIMSLKRPDVLKARLWIEFESEKGLDYGGVAREWFFLLSKEMFNPYYGLFEYSATDNYTLQINPNSGLCNEDHLSYFKFIGRVAGMAVFHGKLLDGFFIRPFYKMMLGKQISLKDMESVDSEYYNSLKWILENDPTELDLRFCIDEDNFGQTYQVDLKPSGSDMVVTNENKKEYIDLVIQWRFVNRVQKQMNAFLEGFTELILIDLIKIFDENELELLMCGLGDVDVNDWRQHTVYKNGYCPNHPVIQWFWKVVLLMDAEKRIRLLQFVTGTSRVPMNGFAELYGSNGPQLFTIEQWGTPDKLPRAHTCFNRLDLPTYDSFEDLREKLLMAVENAQGFEGVD from the exons GCTTCTTCCAAGAATGGCCTTTTCCATCTCACACAG ACCAGAGATGATTTCCTGGGACAAGTTGATGTTCCTCTCAGCCATTTGCCG ACAGAGGACCCGGCCATGGAGCGGCCCTACACATTTAAAGACTTCCTCCTGCGGCCCAGAAG TCACAAGTCCAGGGTGAAGGGTTATCTGCGCCTGAAGATGGCCTATCTGCCCAAACAAGgaggaccagaggaggaggctggagagatgagggaggaggcCGAG GGATGGGATGAGTCTGCAGACTCGGGCTCCCAGCgacctcagcagctgctgcccCCACTGCCCCCAGGCTGGGAAGAGAAGGTGGACAACCTGGGGCGCACGTACTATGTCAACCACAACAACCGCTCTACACAGTGGAAAAGGCCCTCAAACAT GGATGTAATTTCAGAGACTGAGAGTGACAATCAACAGCGGCAGATCCATCAGGAGGCACATCGTGTCTTCCGTTCGAGACGCCACATCAGTGAAGACCTAGAGAACGAACACCTGGAGCCCAGAGACCTGGACAAT TCCTGGGAGCTCATCACAGAAGAGGATCCTAACGACAGTCAGTCTCTGCCCGGCCCCTCCTCCGTCTTGACACCACAACACCCGCCGCAGACACCCGTCACCCAGGAGTTTTCTGAAGACTTAAATCTGAGGCTGTCACTCACTCCTGATACCAACGGCGAAGTGCCAGGGCCTAGCTCTGCTCTG ggcCAGCTGTCAAACAGACTCCGATCCTCAAGTATGACGGATGGTGTCAGTGATCAGGCCCAGGCTCCTCCTCTAATG CAGAGttctcagagaagaagaacaagagcTCAAACAGTCTCAGGTGGTGAAGAGTCTATG TCTCCCACGGCGACTGCGTACGCCTTGACCACCCCTGGCCTGCCCCCTGGatgggaagagaggaaggacgGCAAGGGAAGAACTTATTACGTCAACCATAACAACCGCACCACTACCTGGACTAGGCCGATTGTGCAG ctgactgaagaCGGAGCCagcacctcagcagcagcagcagcagcatcaggaggAGCCTCGGCCCAGGCACCCGcatccaccccctcctcctcttccactgcCTCCAACAACCACCTCCATGAGCCCCAAGTCCGACGACCTCGTAGCCTCAGCTCCCCTACTGTCACCCTTTCCACCCCCTTGGAG ggagCCAACAACATCCAGGTGCGAAGGGCGGTGAAGGACACGTTCTCCAACCCGCAGTCGCCCCAGCCGTCGCCCTACAGCTCCCCCAAGTCGCAACACAAGACACAGCAGAGCTTCCTGCCCCCGGGCTGGGAGATGAGGATAGCCCCCAATGGACGGCCTTTCTTCATCGACCACAACAGCAGAGCTACCACCTGG GAGGATCCCAGGTTGAAATATCCAGTCCATATGAGGAATAAGAACTCAATGGAGCCTGGCGACCTTGGCCCTCTTCCT CCTGGATGGGAAGAAAGAATTCATTCAGACGGACGCACATTCTACATTGACCACA ATACAAAGAACACGCAGTGGGAGGACCCTCGTCTGCAGAGTCCGGCTATCACAGGACCC GCGGTTCCCTACTCGAGAGAGTTCAAGCAGAAATACGACTACTTCaggaagaaattaaagaaaCCG GCTGACATCCCCAACCGATTTGAGATGAAGTTACACAGGAACAACATCTTTGAAGAGTCGTACCGTCGGATCATGTCCCTAAAGAGGCCTGACGTCCTGAAGGCGCGGCTGTGGATCGAGTTCGAGTCAGAGAAAGGACTGGACTATGGTGGCGTGGCCAGGGAGTGGTTCTTCCTCTTATCTAAGGAGATGTTCAACCCTTACTACGGCCTGTTTGAATACTCTGCCAC GGACAACTACACACTCCAAATCAACCCAAACTCCGGCCTGTGCAATGAGGATCACCTCTCCTATTTCAAGTTCATCGGACGTGTGGCAGGAATGGCTGTGTTTCATGGAAAACTGCTGGATG GTTTTTTCATCAGACCCTTTTACAAGATGATGTTGGGGAAACAGATCTCTCTTAAAGACATGGAGTCTGTG GACAGTGAATACTACAACTCTCTGAAGTGGATCCTGGAGAATGACCCCACTGAGCTGGACCTGAGGTTTTGTATTGACGAGGACAACTTTGGGCAG ACGTACCAGGTGGACCTGAAGCCCAGCGGCTCAGACATGGTGGTCACCAATGAGAACAAAAAGGAATACATAGA CCTGGTCATCCAGTGGAGGTTTGTCAATCGGGTCCAGAAGCAGATGAACGCCTTCTTAGAG GGCTTCACTGAGCTCATTCTCATAGATCTGATCAAGATCTTTGATGAAAACGAACTGGAG CTGCTCATGTGTGGTCTGGGTGACGTCGACGTCAACGACTGGAGacaacacactgtttacaaGAACGGCTACTGCCCCAACCATCCTGTTATACAGTGGTTCTGGAAG GTCGTCCTGTTGATGGATGCTGAAAAAAGGATCCGACTCCTCCAGTTCGTCACAGGAACGTCACGAGTGCCCATGAACGGCTTTGCCGAGCTTTATG GTTCAAATGGACCTCAGCTGTTCACCATCGAGCAGTGGGGAACACCAGATAAGTTGCCAAGAGCTCACACATG TTTCAACCGCTTGGACCTGCCCACTTACGACTCCTTCGAGGACCTGAGAGAGAAACTCCTCATGGCTGTGGAGAACGCACAGGGCTTCGAGGGGGTCGACTAA
- the nedd4l gene encoding E3 ubiquitin-protein ligase NEDD4-like isoform X3, with protein sequence MAATYEPIYGLSEDEHETRVLRVKVIAGIDLAKKDIIGASDPYVKLSLYVADENRELALVQTKTIKKTLNPKWNEEFYFRVCPQNHRLLFEVFDENRLASSKNGLFHLTQTRDDFLGQVDVPLSHLPTEDPAMERPYTFKDFLLRPRSHKSRVKGYLRLKMAYLPKQGGPEEEAGEMREEAEGWDESADSGSQRPQQLLPPLPPGWEEKVDNLGRTYYVNHNNRSTQWKRPSNMDVISETESDNQQRQIHQEAHRVFRSRRHISEDLENEHLEPRDLDNSWELITEEDPNDSQSLPGPSSVLTPQHPPQTPVTQEFSEDLNLRLSLTPDTNGEVPGPSSALGQLSNRLRSSSMTDGVSDQAQAPPLMQSSQRRRTRAQTVSGGEESMSPTATAYALTTPGLPPGWEERKDGKGRTYYVNHNNRTTTWTRPIVQLTEDGASTSAAAAAASGGASAQAPASTPSSSSTASNNHLHEPQVRRPRSLSSPTVTLSTPLEGANNIQVRRAVKDTFSNPQSPQPSPYSSPKSQHKTQQSFLPPGWEMRIAPNGRPFFIDHNSRATTWEDPRLKYPVHMRNKNSMEPGDLGPLPPGWEERIHSDGRTFYIDHNTKNTQWEDPRLQSPAITGPAVPYSREFKQKYDYFRKKLKKPADIPNRFEMKLHRNNIFEESYRRIMSLKRPDVLKARLWIEFESEKGLDYGGVAREWFFLLSKEMFNPYYGLFEYSATDNYTLQINPNSGLCNEDHLSYFKFIGRVAGMAVFHGKLLDGFFIRPFYKMMLGKQISLKDMESVDSEYYNSLKWILENDPTELDLRFCIDEDNFGQTYQVDLKPSGSDMVVTNENKKEYIDLVIQWRFVNRVQKQMNAFLEGFTELILIDLIKIFDENELELLMCGLGDVDVNDWRQHTVYKNGYCPNHPVIQWFWKVVLLMDAEKRIRLLQFVTGTSRVPMNGFAELYGSNGPQLFTIEQWGTPDKLPRAHTCFNRLDLPTYDSFEDLREKLLMAVENAQGFEGVD encoded by the exons GCTTCTTCCAAGAATGGCCTTTTCCATCTCACACAG ACCAGAGATGATTTCCTGGGACAAGTTGATGTTCCTCTCAGCCATTTGCCG ACAGAGGACCCGGCCATGGAGCGGCCCTACACATTTAAAGACTTCCTCCTGCGGCCCAGAAG TCACAAGTCCAGGGTGAAGGGTTATCTGCGCCTGAAGATGGCCTATCTGCCCAAACAAGgaggaccagaggaggaggctggagagatgagggaggaggcCGAG GGATGGGATGAGTCTGCAGACTCGGGCTCCCAGCgacctcagcagctgctgcccCCACTGCCCCCAGGCTGGGAAGAGAAGGTGGACAACCTGGGGCGCACGTACTATGTCAACCACAACAACCGCTCTACACAGTGGAAAAGGCCCTCAAACAT GGATGTAATTTCAGAGACTGAGAGTGACAATCAACAGCGGCAGATCCATCAGGAGGCACATCGTGTCTTCCGTTCGAGACGCCACATCAGTGAAGACCTAGAGAACGAACACCTGGAGCCCAGAGACCTGGACAAT TCCTGGGAGCTCATCACAGAAGAGGATCCTAACGACAGTCAGTCTCTGCCCGGCCCCTCCTCCGTCTTGACACCACAACACCCGCCGCAGACACCCGTCACCCAGGAGTTTTCTGAAGACTTAAATCTGAGGCTGTCACTCACTCCTGATACCAACGGCGAAGTGCCAGGGCCTAGCTCTGCTCTG ggcCAGCTGTCAAACAGACTCCGATCCTCAAGTATGACGGATGGTGTCAGTGATCAGGCCCAGGCTCCTCCTCTAATG CAGAGttctcagagaagaagaacaagagcTCAAACAGTCTCAGGTGGTGAAGAGTCTATG TCTCCCACGGCGACTGCGTACGCCTTGACCACCCCTGGCCTGCCCCCTGGatgggaagagaggaaggacgGCAAGGGAAGAACTTATTACGTCAACCATAACAACCGCACCACTACCTGGACTAGGCCGATTGTGCAG ctgactgaagaCGGAGCCagcacctcagcagcagcagcagcagcatcaggaggAGCCTCGGCCCAGGCACCCGcatccaccccctcctcctcttccactgcCTCCAACAACCACCTCCATGAGCCCCAAGTCCGACGACCTCGTAGCCTCAGCTCCCCTACTGTCACCCTTTCCACCCCCTTGGAG ggagCCAACAACATCCAGGTGCGAAGGGCGGTGAAGGACACGTTCTCCAACCCGCAGTCGCCCCAGCCGTCGCCCTACAGCTCCCCCAAGTCGCAACACAAGACACAGCAGAGCTTCCTGCCCCCGGGCTGGGAGATGAGGATAGCCCCCAATGGACGGCCTTTCTTCATCGACCACAACAGCAGAGCTACCACCTGG GAGGATCCCAGGTTGAAATATCCAGTCCATATGAGGAATAAGAACTCAATGGAGCCTGGCGACCTTGGCCCTCTTCCT CCTGGATGGGAAGAAAGAATTCATTCAGACGGACGCACATTCTACATTGACCACA ATACAAAGAACACGCAGTGGGAGGACCCTCGTCTGCAGAGTCCGGCTATCACAGGACCC GCGGTTCCCTACTCGAGAGAGTTCAAGCAGAAATACGACTACTTCaggaagaaattaaagaaaCCG GCTGACATCCCCAACCGATTTGAGATGAAGTTACACAGGAACAACATCTTTGAAGAGTCGTACCGTCGGATCATGTCCCTAAAGAGGCCTGACGTCCTGAAGGCGCGGCTGTGGATCGAGTTCGAGTCAGAGAAAGGACTGGACTATGGTGGCGTGGCCAGGGAGTGGTTCTTCCTCTTATCTAAGGAGATGTTCAACCCTTACTACGGCCTGTTTGAATACTCTGCCAC GGACAACTACACACTCCAAATCAACCCAAACTCCGGCCTGTGCAATGAGGATCACCTCTCCTATTTCAAGTTCATCGGACGTGTGGCAGGAATGGCTGTGTTTCATGGAAAACTGCTGGATG GTTTTTTCATCAGACCCTTTTACAAGATGATGTTGGGGAAACAGATCTCTCTTAAAGACATGGAGTCTGTG GACAGTGAATACTACAACTCTCTGAAGTGGATCCTGGAGAATGACCCCACTGAGCTGGACCTGAGGTTTTGTATTGACGAGGACAACTTTGGGCAG ACGTACCAGGTGGACCTGAAGCCCAGCGGCTCAGACATGGTGGTCACCAATGAGAACAAAAAGGAATACATAGA CCTGGTCATCCAGTGGAGGTTTGTCAATCGGGTCCAGAAGCAGATGAACGCCTTCTTAGAG GGCTTCACTGAGCTCATTCTCATAGATCTGATCAAGATCTTTGATGAAAACGAACTGGAG CTGCTCATGTGTGGTCTGGGTGACGTCGACGTCAACGACTGGAGacaacacactgtttacaaGAACGGCTACTGCCCCAACCATCCTGTTATACAGTGGTTCTGGAAG GTCGTCCTGTTGATGGATGCTGAAAAAAGGATCCGACTCCTCCAGTTCGTCACAGGAACGTCACGAGTGCCCATGAACGGCTTTGCCGAGCTTTATG GTTCAAATGGACCTCAGCTGTTCACCATCGAGCAGTGGGGAACACCAGATAAGTTGCCAAGAGCTCACACATG TTTCAACCGCTTGGACCTGCCCACTTACGACTCCTTCGAGGACCTGAGAGAGAAACTCCTCATGGCTGTGGAGAACGCACAGGGCTTCGAGGGGGTCGACTAA